Part of the Temnothorax longispinosus isolate EJ_2023e chromosome 5, Tlon_JGU_v1, whole genome shotgun sequence genome is shown below.
GTGACTGTCGTGAGTCGTCATCAGAAAACAGTAGAGAGTGACGACTCATCATACACCTATCTGAACCTTACTCAGAATTTGAAGTGTCGTATAGCTGTCGTGGCCAGGTCCATCGCAAAATTTCTAGTATTTCACTCTGCAGTTTTCTTCATTACGTCATCAATATTGTTAAAGAACATAAGGAAAcgaaatatacgtatattgtCATATAATGAAGTGGTTTGCGGGAAGTATTAACGAGGCGGTTGCGACGTCGAAATCGAGGAAGGCAGTTTTCGTCGTGTTTATCGAAGGTGTGTGTAATCAGATTTCTAGGTTAGAATCTGAGTCCAGTTTAGTCGGACTCAAATCATCTTTCTAAACCTGACACGACGTACAGATACGTGACAGATACAATATGTGAAGTACGCAAAATGTATTCTTTATCACATCAGCCGTACAAATTTAAACAGTCACGTAGATATTGGTATAATGTTCTTTTAGGCAAAGATGACACATCGGTGCAACTTGCCCAGGCAATTGACGCTACAGAAATCTCTTCCCGTCTGGAGGGAGAGCATTTTGTAGCTATAAGATTAGAAAGTGGGTCCGAGGCCTACAGATTCTTTGCGCAGATCTGTatccttttatataatatttaataaaaaatgatatatgcTAAGTGCATATGTTTTTTTCTAGTATCTTTCCATATGAACGCGTAGTCTGTCATGTTTGACATTACTTTTCCtactttaaagtatttaaaaaatgaaaattcatgcaacatctgtctacattgtagttgaTGATttcatagttatttttataaacgtcTAAACATTGGTTTTGTTTTGCTTGCCATTTATATAGTTACAAGCAGATGTCACTTTGGCACTCGGACACTGTAGTAAACTCACGTGTGCGCATGGAgggttaatattatttagtttaattaatccatatttttaagaattttccTTAAATTAAACCATCAGATCAATTGGTACCAGTACCATCCTTATTTTTCATCGGGGAAAATGGCACGCCACTGGAAATTGTTGTTGGCAGTGCAACTGCAGCTGAATTAGAATCCAAAATTGATGATGTGCTGACAAAGGCAGGGAAGAGTAATAAACAATCTTCATTAAACTTAATTGATGCGGAACAAAAAGCTGCCAGTAGCAGCAGTAATAATAATGCCGTTGAGACTACTAACATAAATGATAACAATTCCAATCCAAATACAGATTTAACTTCTGATATAACAGAATCGGTTACAtcagatatctcaaataatgaaaacaaTGTCACAGAAGATGCAGCAAAGGCTGTAACTTCATTAAACACAGGGGATCGAGACAATAATGAGGCATCAGCACAGATAAATGCTGAAGCTAACCAAGCTAATCAAAATAAGGAATTGACAACTGAGGTATGTAGATCATTAACGATATCAGTATAATTTTTGAACAACAAGTAATATTTGTCACACATTTTTAGGAAAAGCTCGAAAGGGCACGACAGTTAATTGAGCTCCAACGAAAACAACGACTAGACGAGGAGCAGAAAAAAGAACGAGAACGCGAGGTTGAACGACGCAAGATGGGGCGCGACGTGCAAAAAATGCGGCAAACGCAGCAAAACTTAGAGATAAAACAAGCTCAAGAGGAAAGGATGCGAGAAAAGGCTGCAGAGACTGCAGCTCGCGAGAAAGTTAGGCAACAAATCGCTCAAGATAAACTAGAACGGAAACAAAAAGAGCTTGCGCTGCAGGTTGgcattattttaatcattaatgatttttattttatgttatattagaATAACTTAAAagtttctttcattttctttaacaGCAACAAATGCAACAGCCGCAATGTCAAGAGCAACCCAAATATAATCCGCCACCTAGTAACGTGACTGTGACCAGAATTCAATTTAGACTACCGTCCGGCAATTCCCATACAGGACAATTTGAGCCATCCAACACTTTGCGCACCTTACGCACCTACGTTGCCGAAAACATCGATTTACCTTTCCGACATTTCGCCATGTCGACATCATTTCCCAGAAGAGAATTGACTTTTGAGGAAAATGACAAAACCCTTCTGGAACTTGAATTAGTTCCAACCGCCGTTATTCTAATTCTTCctttgaaaaatgtaagtaaaatgagattttttgtaaaatattacatttttaattatattcactttatatctttttatatgtttcCAGTCAAATGTCACAAAGGTGGTTCTTCACCGTACACAAGACGTTGGGTTCTTCTCTCGCTTCATATGGTCATTTTTCACACCCGTTATTcgtatttacaattatatagtAGGTTACTTTTCTGGCACTAATGGAGACGCGAATCAACAACGTGGCGATTCCAGCAATGATTCTGTAGAAACGACGAATAATCCTGATAGAGCTATTTCACCGAATCAGCAAAATGTAGTTCAATCGGGGTAGGTTTcccaataaatatattcaacaatctctctctcacatACACAAGCGTGATTATAGAgctatatgtacatgtatttaCATGCtgtttaaatatgtttaacaaaattgtacgaaatatataatttttaatatattaaataaacatttctatTCATGATGCAGTTTGTTTAGAAGATACTTGGGTAATCAAGGAGGAACTACAATCAGAGCGCAAGGGAATATACACAGATTACATTCAGGTGGGGATGATAATGATGAGAATAACACTTGGAACGGTAACTCTACACAGCAAATGTAAAGTAATGTAAATCTCGCTCCAGTCACATTGTAAGCAATCGCTATTCAATCATGcaattactattactattCCCGTTATATAAATCGTTATGTTCTAAtgatcaattaatatattcgacACTTTTCACTCTCTATTGTACAAAACTTATCtgcaacatattttattaatgcacaAGCATTAAGTTTTAACAAGCGAGTTTTGtcataaatgtttaaatgttCGTAATGTAGCATTACAAGAACGAGTATTTGTTAATTGATATTACAATTGATATCACAGCAATAATGTGAACATTGTATCTGGGTTGTTAtcataatataacatttattataatgctGAAGTATGTAACATTAatgcattataataaatggtaaaatacattttgacaAAAGATCGTGGAAATATATTGAACTACAAGTGATACATGGACCAAATGCGAAAAGGCTCGTTAAAAAAACATCGTGTGCTCTACAAAAGTTTCGCGAATGTCTTGATTTTAGattgttgaaattttaatatttatatagatttattgaGAGCAAGTTTGATGAAtgtaagtttctttttttcttttatctgattaaatttttccttttgatTTCGGATAACAATGAGATGTTATCTGAGTGCGGTTAAAGATTgcgacaattaattatattaagattcgATGAATATACTTTTTGTTGATAATGTTACTAATattcattgttttttattatattttgtagtaTAATAAGAATGTAATTATGAGTCAATACAATTACATAGTCGAAATAACTAGATATCAGAATCCATACATGTAAATGTCTTTATGCGAAATGATATAATTAGGGATGGTTATTTTTTCTGAAGATAGCAAATGAGCACAGGATACGAATGAGATGTAGGCCTGTCTTAATGcctaaagaaataaatacagaGGTTCATGATCTCGTTTTGATTGAATTAAATCCTTTTCCGTACATGCTTAACATgaaatatgcatattatatatattatgtttatcgTAAAGCATTAATGACtgttattgatattaaattatacattaatttaatagcttctcaaaattttgtacatcAAACATGATACAATATCAGctcaatatatgtatgataGTGCGTTTACAAAGTCGCAACGTGAAGATTTTTCATGTGTTGAAACACGACTCCAAAAATATGTTCAAGGCGAGAGAAAACAAACGCCAGGAACCTGTCGTTCCATGTTGCGGCGGACACGTTTAAGAGGAATGAAGATATATCTTAACTGTTGCACTTGCCACTCGCCAATTAAGCGTGAAATTAACAAACATTTTGGCTTACCAGCCACCGCAAAGGTTTCAATTTTCTGAATGTGAGACGGCAAAAGTCTATCAGAGCGGTACTATACATCGGTAACATGATCTCGCAGTCACACCCACTGACAGTTTCTAAGGAACTCTGTCTGCGCTTCACAAAATCCTTCGTATAAATCAAATGAAAATGGCACTTGATCTCTCTGATCGAGGCAAACATTTTAAGGAgcaattctatataaaaaaattatttattattataattaaagattttaaatcatctatattttattagctcaaaaattatttaaaaaaccgaTTTGCGCGATGGAATTACGAGTAGATTataagtttaaagtttaagagaaatttgtgtaatttgttttgttatctttatatatatcgtgTGCATTAAGATGTACACGATCAGGaatataatctcattaaaATCATAGTTTATATCAAACGAAGGAGCAAGTACGCGCCGAAATGGCGGTATGATGTAAATTCGCGGATATTCGCGGGACGCCGCTTCTTAGCGGTGTCTAATAATATACCGAAGACCTAGTTTTTGTTTTGGGCAACGCACTCAAAACGatctcattattatatacgatAATCCGTAAATATGTGCACCGCACATGAGAAAGATGATCTTCGTAATAACTACCAGCGTCAAATAGTCACCGAAATAGCGGTTTAATAGCATGAATGCATTTGTCGAATACATTAAGCAGTGTTATATTATCGAATTAATTGTTAGACAATAACGTATACctagttattaaattaaatgttacacatgatataatcatatatttttatgagcATTACTTCTGTTGCGCTTTAAATCAAactaaatgattaattaaactcATTTTTAACATGATATAAtcataatgtataaaagtatttttttaaatttgagtCTGATTcagtcattattatttaaacatactatttatataagtatttttatgcCTTTCAACCGGATAAATTCAGCCGAAATCTACGAcagctttctttttctctcttctttctattaaattatgtcAAACTTTATAACTGAATCAATTTCGCATCACATCTGTTACCTATCATGATTATTAAACGGCGTTCCGTGGCAGTGACAGAAATTTATAGTACCCTCATTACCACCGTTTAGTGGTCGCTACCGTCTCGCGATACGAGATCATTAAAAGCTCCTTCCAGAAACGCACGTGCTTGCCAAGACCCGCCCAGAGGTTTGTGCGATTGGTTGATCTCGCGATGACGTTGTGAGCACGTGGCTTTAGGATACCGCCTCGAGGAACGAAGAATTTGACTTGAGtgccaaaaaaatattgttggaCACCGTGAGTAACCCCGACAAACCAGTCACTGGTTTCGGCTCTAATCTTCCGAACAGATCAAGGGGGTACCAATGTAACCAGACAGCTTTGTTGTTGATTCTTTCGGTTATTGTTGCCGGTATCATCGTTTTCTCatgtttcatttaattaaaaaatgtaaaagtaatatattagtaaaagGGGATGCTATAGTGAAATACCAAAATCGTGCAATCAAGCTTTGGTGAAGTTCTATCGTAAATTGACTAATTCTTGGAACGCCGATTGAATAACATAAGCcgcgttgttttttttttaaagaaaaaagtgagtGCTAttcaagattaataaaaagaacttAAAAATCTAATCCTTGAACAACTAATatcaattgaattaatttcgagCGCGGGGTATTCACCCGAGAATATATCGGAGACAATTTTATAGATGCTATTAGCAGAATATTCCGAGTATTGTCTTGACAAAATATGTTTAAGATGTCTGATGAAGAGATGAAAAAATCAGATTCGTCAAAGGGAACGAACGACTCTGCGGAAAATTCGAAATTGTGCTCTTTCAGCATCGAGAGACTACTGGCACCGAGCAAGATAGATGAAGAACAAAATAAGTTCTCACAACACACCGACTTGTCTTTGCTTTGCCAAGAAAGTgagtgataaaaaattttctaatttctattACAGTCGATTGTTAACCGTCTTTAGGGAAACTAATGAGTAGTTTGTTTCcgcttttcttttatacaacaaattcttgaattattctattattgtcaaaaattgttacttttgtcTCTTCGTATGATATGATTAACAATAATCTCTAAAGTATTGTACTACATAATGTGATATAAAGCACATGAtaccatttttaaaataaatttttgattaatgcaatgatatatttcattcttatataacaaaagataatttttctaaaaacgtGCGCTCTTTTTTAACTGTAATAGATTTTGTAAGCAATCTCGATGTAACACAATCCATGGggagaattaaataaattaatcacatTTGCCAGATAATGAATTGGAGACGAGAATGGTTGTTGCACCCGATTCATCCATGTCAATGGCGGAGGAAATTGAGCTCGACGATACTGACATGGTATGCTCGACATCTCCTGAGCCAGAGATGTATTATGGTGAGTTTCATTAGTATCATTACGCTCTACTACATTTTCAGACAATCGCATAAATATCTACGATGTAATGTCTTACTTGAAAGaacattctctttttcttattgctttaaattgaattaaagcaacgataaagaatatttttttaagaagcaaatattataaaagaagacATCAAAAATTGACATTAATATAACTGTATCTCACTTTTAATCGcattttttagatgtttaaattactatttaatatctcaaaattgatTAAGCAGATTAAGATCAACATTTATTTAGAACTACTTTCTCGGCTCATTTATCACAATAAgatagatttaatatttaaagaagtaTCCAAAGAAATAAtggatacattttattctttaagtACAACtgttaaataaacaatgtCTTAAATGTTCAACagcatttttattagatatgtgcgaaaataatttcatttatgtGAACGCCAATGCCAAAATTTACACAGGTGTAAAACacttgtatttattttgttaaattccCTAATTAATAAAGACATTTCGAGCGAAAGCAGACATAAAAATTTgggaaatatttgaatttgttgataatagttattgaaattattacagCCAATAACGTCACATATATAGGTACATTTCGTTGAGAAAAACTTAATTCACGTATTTATTCTCTCAAATCAGATAAAGTCATGTTCATTGATATTCGCTGTACTGTTTTTTAACCGTCAAATATTACTTACACGTGTGATATGTCAAAGTCATTTAAtcaaatgttaataatatctGCGTAGTATCGTAGTTGCGCAAATTTAACTTGAAAAGATTctgatattttaacaattctaCTAAAGATAATGAAATCAACATTATAATCTTTTCACGTTgattacgtatatttttatgtatttttttcgtgtCATTTAtgatatgtaatttatatgataaaatgtgaaaatatcaCATTTCGAGAAATTATTGCGCTAGTTTTAAAGATAGCGCAAATAGCGTAAATAATCTGCATTTTCGATTTCGATTTCAAAAGCTTAACTTATTCGTAACTTTGTTCTGCCACGTGCGGTATTTTGAATAGGCCAATTATTATCAGGCACGACCATCAGCTGATAGCAAAGCAATACTATATGTTACTCAGCCTTGTATTCAAACAAGATGATTTGACTATTTTTCCAGTATTGCGATATACAAATGTCGGTCTCTCACTCTTCACAATGCGCATGTCTAATTTGCGCAAAACGAAATTAGCTATATAGTGATGGTCTTTACGGGAGGTCCCTACTTGTATCGTTCAAATTGTCGAAGAAAGATAAACTCACCTCGAACACAGTAATTCgcgtgtattttattttactcaaaCTCGAACACGCACTCTTATTCAAGTAAAATGTCTCACGTCGAAGATTTCCAAAGATGGATCGGCGAGATGCCGAGAATTATCGAGAATCTTGGACTGGACGTCGACAAAGTTCGGTACGAGATATTCGAATTTGGCAACATTTGTATTACGTCCAACTTGTATCGTATAAGCCTGCAGTTTGAGAACAAGACAAACGAACAGAACGAGGAATTGTCTATGAGCCTGAAGAGACCCATGCTGGGCTTCAACCAGGTTGCAAAAAGCTCGCCAAGAATTATATCGCCATCCGCCGGAACCGATTTTCGGTTCTTGGATCGGTTAGCTGGAAACATTATTACGGATTCTAAAGGAactaattgttataaaatccACACGAGACTCCTCTTGCGGTAACGAATCTGTAAGATCGCGCGAAGAGGACCGTCGCCTGTGAGTTTGATCCATTACTTCCTGCAGGCTCCACGCCTACTCAATGTTTCTGCTCTTCGTCCACTATTTATCTGTCTCCCCTGCTAATTCTACCATGGAAATGCGGCAACTCTCTTACTTACCAGTAAAAGAACGGTGCTAATAAGATTTCTTCGAAATTCTTTCGAGATGTTACTTTTAAAATGTGCTAAATCACTggaattgtttgaaatttaaatcgcAACTCTGTAAACTTGAAAGTTCGGGAAAGCTTCTCTTAAAAcataacgattaatttattattattacacatgcAGTTCATTTTATACACTACTATAATTTGCTCAGcaaatttttcagataaaattatttccgaGAATAATTACCACCAACATACGATTGCTAGAAGGCTAGAGACAGTattgcttttaatatatttcaatcgtTATTCGACGCGGCATAATGGAAAACCGGCTTACGTTTTACGGATAATTAATATGAGAATCGAGCGACTCAATTCCGCGACATCTCGCACGCTCTCGAGGACCTTAACGACTAATTTCCATCCGAGGGCACGTAACTGCATCGTGATTTACACGCCGTAATGGCCGACGCGATAAATTCGAGATCTAAGGAAAGGACAATTCTCCGTTTGCGCCGTGTGTTGGGACTGAGATATGTGGGATGTCGCGTTCAACTACAAAGCCGTCAACGCAGCACGTAAATCTTCGTGAAAGAACAGCATAAAGAGCAAGGGGTGATACCAGAGAAGCGCTTCTTAAATGAGCCCATTATGATATCGAGCGATAATTTTGCATTCATACATCAACACCTATAtcagtataattttaattttttattctcaaatattatatctatcaaaatattaatgaatgaTGTTAAAATAGAAGGGTGTGTCGTAGAAATTTAAGTATTAATCTGACATCTTTAAGTGTCAGATTgaattttcgaatatattttcttgcCCAAGTTATTAATAAGTTCGTTGATCTAAGTGATTTTACTGTTTGGATATTAAGATCTTGAGTGGTAACAAAAAACCCAGTCGTAAAGTCATTTTCGAGGCAGATTTGCCAATCGTCGCGGCTCGCGTGCGAATTAATTATACTCCGGGGTCGATTGCGAGTATAAAATGGCTAGCAACGTCAGACGAATGAGATTTGGCCGCGCTTTATCGCGCACTTCTGCGTGTCCTCGTGCCATTCGTCACCGAATAATTAGGGGACAAGTTCGCCGTGGCTCGCGGCAATTAGGTAAACTAGAAGGCGTGGTATTCTATTTCCGCAACGTCCAACGTGTTCCTGTCCCTCGAGCTTCGCTCCTCTTTGCCCTCCGTGTCGTCGACTCCTTTTTGCGGCCGCTTCCTCCGCACCAATCCTTTCCTACCGCTTTCCAGAGCTCGTTCGTCAATGCAACCGAGTCAGAAACTCGACGACAAATGAGCCGTGCGAGACTCGCCCCTTGCAGActcttttctcttcctcttttttccgCATCCTTCCGGTTGCGAGAGCAGattgtgataattttatatgcatcGCATCTTAACGGTATATCATAATAATCTTCcagaatgttatttaatatttaaattcgaaATATGTATAGCTGTGCAAACGATGAGCAATCGAATGAGCTATaagaaagttattattttttttttaatgttggAGGGGCTAACTTTACACaggttaaataatttttatcaacttgtttttttattgtccATTACTGCGCACTGATGTGTAACACTTGAAAAAAGTAAtgctaatatttattagaagaaaaaaatttgcacgttttcataatatataatatatataaatggagTTTCAATACCATAATTTGCAAGCGTACTTAAAAGCGCTATACGGTAATCCAGAAACGAAATATTACCACTGCTGCAACGGCGGACATGATTCTCTTTTAAGACATGGATAACTGCATCGAGTGTGCACGTCGGTAGTGCGTTTCGCGCGAAGTGAATTAGAGGCGGTACAGTTTTAGCCGACAATTCTGCGGTACGGCTATAGGCGAGAAAGCCACGAAAAAGGCGCGAGAAACGCGACAATTACGTCGCCATCTGACAATTAGTAGCTAGTAAACGGCGCTTCTTGGCATAATGTCGCCGCGAATAGCTTTTTCGGAATATTTATTGTCGTGGGCACACGAGAAACCACCTGAACCGTAAGTTGAACGGCTCCTACCCGTTCTTCTGAGTAGAAGTTTAATAGTTTTCGACTCTATCGAAATAACTTGTGCCAATAGGTTTTAAATGATTATGGGGCAGACGTTGTCTTTCTATTTCAAAGTTTTTCATAATTGCCAgttcttattcttataattttattctagttttaatcttaaattataGTATAACTTTTTCagcgtatttaattattgactgctttttttattcttcacagcgcattatagattttatcattattaatatatggtTGATAAATAAGttgaacaaataatattttttagatttaatattttatgagattGATTAGTATTGctgtttagaaaaaaaaaactattgtcGAAGTGTATCGAGATTATTTCAGTGATAATCAGTAGAATTAGTAGCATAATATTCTCAGTGTTAATCGCAAGCTTAGTCGGCCGTTGCGATGCCACACTTTTTCGTCGGATGACGAATGGGCAGATAATTAGAAGATGATCCTCCGACGCTTAAAAGAGCGCGGTCTTGT
Proteins encoded:
- the LOC139813687 gene encoding UBX domain-containing protein 4 isoform X2; this encodes MKWFAGSINEAVATSKSRKAVFVVFIEGKDDTSVQLAQAIDATEISSRLEGEHFVAIRLESGSEAYRFFAQIYQLVPVPSLFFIGENGTPLEIVVGSATAAELESKIDDVLTKAGKSNKQSSLNLIDAEQKAASSSSNNNAVETTNINDNNSNPNTDLTSDITESVTSDISNNENNVTEDAAKAVTSLNTGDRDNNEASAQINAEANQANQNKELTTEEKLERARQLIELQRKQRLDEEQKKEREREVERRKMGRDVQKMRQTQQNLEIKQAQEERMREKAAETAAREKVRQQIAQDKLERKQKELALQQQMQQPQCQEQPKYNPPPSNVTVTRIQFRLPSGNSHTGQFEPSNTLRTLRTYVAENIDLPFRHFAMSTSFPRRELTFEENDKTLLELELVPTAVILILPLKNSNVTKVVLHRTQDVGFFSRFIWSFFTPVIRIYNYIVGYFSGTNGDANQQRGDSSNDSVETTNNPDRAISPNQQNVVQSGRYLGNQGGTTIRAQGNIHRLHSGGDDNDENNTWNGNSTQQM
- the LOC139813687 gene encoding UBX domain-containing protein 4 isoform X1 gives rise to the protein MKWFAGSINEAVATSKSRKAVFVVFIEGKDDTSVQLAQAIDATEISSRLEGEHFVAIRLESGSEAYRFFAQIYQLVPVPSLFFIGENGTPLEIVVGSATAAELESKIDDVLTKAGKSNKQSSLNLIDAEQKAASSSSNNNAVETTNINDNNSNPNTDLTSDITESVTSDISNNENNVTEDAAKAVTSLNTGDRDNNEASAQINAEANQANQNKELTTEEKLERARQLIELQRKQRLDEEQKKEREREVERRKMGRDVQKMRQTQQNLEIKQAQEERMREKAAETAAREKVRQQIAQDKLERKQKELALQQQMQQPQCQEQPKYNPPPSNVTVTRIQFRLPSGNSHTGQFEPSNTLRTLRTYVAENIDLPFRHFAMSTSFPRRELTFEENDKTLLELELVPTAVILILPLKNSNVTKVVLHRTQDVGFFSRFIWSFFTPVIRIYNYIVGYFSGTNGDANQQRGDSSNDSVETTNNPDRAISPNQQNVVQSGLFRRYLGNQGGTTIRAQGNIHRLHSGGDDNDENNTWNGNSTQQM